The following proteins are encoded in a genomic region of Pseudodesulfovibrio mercurii:
- a CDS encoding histone deacetylase has translation MLKSKNSLGIIFFPAFDWAISPTHPERQERLLYTQDQLREEGLFDIEGITEYKPDVAAVEDVERVHFCFPDVPSVATRSHLISAGGAMKAGDLVMEGKTDRAFAMVRPPGHHAMKVVHGSRGFCTINIEAIMIEHIREKYGHKRIAIVDTDCHHGDGTQDIYWHDPDTLFISLHQDGRTLYPGTGFPRDLGGPNAMGRTLNIPLPPNTSDEGFLMAVERVVLPILEDFKPDLVINSAGQDNHFSDPITNMNFSAGGYAAMNDMLKPDIAVLEGGYSIQGALPYVNLGICLAMAGVDYSFVREPNYNAERIRQDARTTAYIEELCKQLPALYFDPPEFVSKGDSRQGVITGDRYVRHKQIYYDTDGINEVQQESVTLCKECRGLYKVETRADSGPLCLGVEIPVNACPECRAKGYQTVEDAQIKGTYRYIQLINRLDKEYLRYGF, from the coding sequence ATGCTCAAGTCCAAGAACAGCCTCGGCATCATCTTCTTCCCGGCCTTTGACTGGGCCATCTCGCCCACCCACCCCGAGCGCCAGGAACGGCTTCTCTACACCCAGGACCAGCTGCGCGAGGAGGGCCTCTTCGACATCGAGGGCATCACCGAATACAAGCCCGACGTGGCCGCCGTGGAGGACGTGGAGCGCGTCCACTTCTGCTTCCCGGACGTGCCCTCGGTGGCCACCCGCTCGCACCTCATCTCCGCGGGCGGGGCCATGAAGGCGGGCGACCTGGTCATGGAGGGCAAGACCGACCGGGCCTTCGCCATGGTCCGCCCCCCCGGACACCACGCCATGAAGGTGGTCCACGGCTCGCGCGGCTTCTGCACCATCAATATCGAAGCCATCATGATCGAGCACATCCGGGAGAAGTACGGGCACAAGCGCATCGCCATCGTGGACACCGACTGCCACCACGGCGACGGCACCCAGGACATCTACTGGCACGACCCGGACACCCTGTTCATCTCCCTGCACCAGGACGGCCGGACCCTGTACCCCGGCACCGGCTTCCCGCGCGACCTGGGCGGGCCCAACGCCATGGGCCGGACCCTGAACATCCCCCTGCCGCCCAACACCTCGGACGAGGGATTCCTCATGGCCGTCGAGCGCGTGGTCCTGCCCATCCTGGAAGACTTCAAGCCGGACCTGGTCATCAACTCCGCCGGACAGGACAACCACTTCTCCGACCCCATCACCAACATGAACTTCTCAGCGGGCGGCTACGCGGCCATGAACGACATGCTCAAGCCGGACATCGCCGTGCTCGAGGGCGGCTACTCCATCCAGGGAGCCCTGCCCTACGTCAACCTCGGCATCTGCCTGGCCATGGCCGGGGTGGACTACTCCTTTGTCCGCGAACCCAACTACAACGCCGAACGCATCCGCCAGGACGCCCGGACCACCGCCTACATCGAGGAACTGTGCAAGCAGCTCCCCGCCCTGTACTTCGACCCGCCCGAGTTCGTCTCCAAGGGCGACAGCCGCCAGGGCGTCATCACCGGCGACCGCTACGTCCGCCACAAGCAGATCTACTACGACACCGACGGCATCAACGAGGTCCAGCAGGAATCCGTGACCCTGTGCAAGGAGTGCCGGGGCCTCTACAAGGTCGAGACCCGCGCCGACTCCGGCCCGCTCTGCCTGGGTGTGGAAATCCCGGTCAACGCCTGCCCCGAATGCCGCGCCAAGGGCTACCAGACAGTGGAGGACGCCCAGATCAAGGGCACCTACCGCTACATCCAACTCATCAACCGGCTGGACAAGGAATACCTGCGCTACGGATTCTGA